In Paenibacillus hexagrammi, the following are encoded in one genomic region:
- a CDS encoding carbohydrate-binding protein produces MHNRSNLFVYGEILQDGTVDNISSYASFMNVTASNFGGSVRNALSSGNLSGTSGMGGVDPAKAVDFVETHDTYEDGSSKNLSDWQRKAGWAIVASRAGSTPLFFNRPTGSIGSAGDGQWHDTDIVAINAFHNAMAGQNEYLRWTNNNSTMLIDRGTIGTVIVNYGNSTYLSTSTNLASGTYTNHGSASATLTVSNGTIKGNIPANSVIVLYGNGSDTGSGTGTGSTSAVFTSSPVTAVAGQTVTITYNAGGRALQGSSTMTMHWGYDSWKGLADTAMTSQGNNIWQVTVTVPSAASSALNMVFTNGSSWDNNNSANWSVPVTASGSGTGTGTGTGTGTGTGTGTDTGSTTGGGTTGTTAYAPHAGYKVDYDSSALVQGKSFTIYYKGALAGSNQVTLHWGSNGWTGTADAGMTKRTDGFWEATVTIPSTASILNLVFTDGSSWDNNGSKDWNLTVWPTANPAQASPAPTAGQQTTVIYNGSFAANASSMTLHWGTNGWASTADVVMTKQASGAWSAVITLPSGANILNMAFKNQAGTWDSNNSKNYNYSVSQ; encoded by the coding sequence GTGCATAACCGGTCCAACTTGTTCGTCTACGGCGAGATTCTGCAGGATGGCACGGTCGACAATATAAGTTCCTATGCATCGTTTATGAATGTCACAGCCAGCAATTTCGGGGGATCTGTGAGAAATGCCCTGTCTTCCGGCAATTTGAGCGGGACCAGCGGTATGGGAGGAGTGGATCCGGCTAAAGCGGTCGATTTTGTGGAGACCCATGACACGTATGAAGACGGAAGCAGCAAGAATTTGTCCGATTGGCAGAGAAAAGCAGGCTGGGCCATCGTGGCTTCCAGAGCGGGTTCGACTCCATTGTTCTTTAATCGACCAACGGGCAGTATCGGTTCTGCGGGGGATGGTCAGTGGCATGATACGGATATCGTTGCGATCAATGCGTTCCACAATGCGATGGCCGGACAGAATGAATATTTACGCTGGACCAACAACAATTCAACGATGCTGATCGACCGTGGAACCATAGGGACGGTCATCGTGAATTACGGAAACAGCACGTACTTGAGCACATCGACCAATTTGGCCAGCGGCACTTATACCAATCATGGCAGCGCTTCAGCTACACTAACTGTTTCAAACGGCACCATCAAAGGCAATATTCCTGCGAACTCTGTCATTGTACTTTACGGTAATGGATCAGACACAGGATCAGGTACAGGCACGGGCAGTACTTCGGCTGTCTTCACAAGCAGTCCGGTAACGGCAGTGGCAGGTCAGACCGTGACGATTACCTACAATGCCGGCGGCCGCGCCTTGCAAGGCTCGTCCACTATGACCATGCATTGGGGGTATGACAGCTGGAAAGGCTTGGCCGATACTGCGATGACCTCGCAGGGCAACAACATTTGGCAAGTGACGGTAACAGTTCCGAGTGCTGCTTCGAGCGCTTTAAACATGGTATTCACCAATGGTTCTTCATGGGATAACAACAATTCAGCAAATTGGAGTGTCCCGGTTACAGCTTCCGGCTCAGGTACAGGTACAGGAACAGGAACAGGAACAGGAACAGGAACAGGAACAGGAACCGATACAGGCAGTACGACCGGCGGAGGAACAACCGGTACCACAGCCTATGCTCCACATGCAGGCTACAAAGTGGATTATGACAGCAGTGCGTTAGTGCAAGGTAAGAGCTTCACCATCTATTACAAAGGTGCACTTGCGGGCTCCAACCAAGTCACTCTGCATTGGGGTTCGAACGGATGGACCGGAACAGCAGATGCAGGAATGACCAAGAGAACGGATGGCTTCTGGGAGGCGACGGTCACGATTCCTTCTACTGCATCCATATTGAATCTTGTATTTACTGACGGTTCGAGCTGGGATAATAACGGCAGCAAGGATTGGAATTTGACCGTGTGGCCAACAGCCAATCCCGCTCAAGCAAGTCCGGCTCCCACAGCAGGACAACAAACGACGGTTATTTATAATGGAAGTTTCGCAGCAAACGCATCATCCATGACTCTCCATTGGGGGACGAATGGATGGGCATCGACAGCTGATGTTGTGATGACCAAACAGGCAAGTGGAGCTTGGTCGGCGGTCATTACGCTTCCTTCCGGCGCCAATATACTAAACATGGCATTCAAGAATCAGGCTGGTACATGGGACAGCAACAATTCTAAAAACTACAACTACTCAGTTTCTCAATAG
- a CDS encoding alpha-amylase family glycosyl hydrolase, with protein sequence MSSKVFKGFVSVSLLGSMLMAPAISPADALPKVLSAQKAEAATTLPANTKDGVILHAFDWSFNQIRSNLSQIAAAGYKAVQVSPVQGTKNSSTDPSQWWLLYQPTNQSVGNAQLGSLSDFTALCTEADSYGIKIIVDVVMNHMANNGNPDQLDAAVDASFKDSSFYHNQGQASNWNNRYEITQKGIGMPDLNTQNAAVQNKALTFLNQLADAGAGASASMLPSTLKRILVQMPINPGRGVTGPMYWGMCITGPTCSSTARFCRMARSTI encoded by the coding sequence ATGAGTTCAAAGGTTTTCAAAGGGTTCGTGTCCGTCAGTTTATTAGGTTCGATGCTTATGGCACCAGCGATTTCACCGGCAGATGCTTTGCCGAAGGTCCTATCCGCCCAGAAGGCGGAAGCTGCGACGACCTTACCTGCGAATACGAAAGACGGCGTCATTCTTCATGCTTTCGATTGGTCGTTTAATCAAATACGGTCTAATTTATCTCAAATTGCAGCAGCTGGATATAAAGCTGTGCAGGTATCTCCGGTTCAAGGAACCAAGAACTCGAGCACAGATCCATCCCAGTGGTGGCTTTTGTACCAGCCAACGAATCAGTCGGTGGGCAATGCGCAGCTTGGAAGCTTATCTGACTTTACAGCCTTATGTACAGAAGCCGACTCGTACGGAATTAAGATTATTGTGGATGTTGTCATGAACCATATGGCGAACAACGGCAATCCGGACCAATTGGATGCAGCAGTTGACGCAAGCTTTAAAGACTCTAGCTTCTATCACAATCAGGGTCAAGCTTCGAATTGGAATAACCGTTATGAAATTACACAAAAGGGAATCGGCATGCCGGATCTGAATACACAGAACGCTGCGGTACAAAATAAAGCGCTTACATTTCTGAACCAGCTGGCAGATGCAGGAGCGGGGGCTTCCGCTTCGATGCTGCCAAGCACATTGAAACGAATATTGGTGCAGATGCCAATCAATCCTGGGCGGGGAGTTACTGGACCAATGTACTGGGGAATGTGCATAACCGGTCCAACTTGTTCGTCTACGGCGAGATTCTGCAGGATGGCACGGTCGACAATATAA
- a CDS encoding response regulator transcription factor, translated as MYTMLLIEDERWVRTAIKRTVERTGLPFTITGELENGLAALDWLKNNPVDLILADIRMPVMDGLTFIQQLRLDNRDQSIIIISGHDDFSYVQQCLRAGVFDYLLKPVEIDEMKACLEKWVKYQISRQKSDSEVFHKDPAEMSAVEKVIELIKSQLPGDITLTEAAAAVHLNPSYLSQLFKQRMNQTFVEYVLQLRMNEAERLLTHTSLRISEIAERLGYTDVAYFSSTFKRLKGVSPSEFRKACLTD; from the coding sequence ATGTATACAATGCTGCTGATTGAGGATGAGAGATGGGTGCGTACTGCTATTAAGCGCACCGTCGAGCGGACCGGGCTGCCCTTCACGATAACCGGGGAGCTGGAGAATGGGTTAGCAGCACTTGATTGGTTAAAGAACAACCCGGTCGATCTGATTCTGGCAGATATACGGATGCCGGTTATGGATGGATTGACCTTCATCCAGCAGCTGCGGTTGGATAACAGGGATCAGTCGATCATTATCATTAGCGGGCATGATGATTTCTCTTATGTCCAGCAATGCCTGCGAGCCGGCGTATTTGACTATTTATTAAAGCCCGTGGAAATCGACGAAATGAAAGCATGCTTGGAAAAATGGGTCAAATATCAGATAAGCCGGCAAAAAAGCGATTCAGAGGTCTTCCATAAGGACCCGGCTGAAATGTCTGCTGTGGAAAAGGTAATCGAGCTGATTAAATCCCAGCTTCCAGGAGATATTACATTAACCGAAGCGGCTGCAGCTGTGCATCTAAATCCAAGCTATTTGAGTCAGCTTTTCAAACAAAGAATGAATCAGACATTCGTTGAATATGTGCTGCAATTGCGTATGAACGAAGCAGAAAGGCTGCTGACCCATACCTCCCTGCGTATCTCGGAGATTGCCGAACGTCTGGGTTATACGGATGTTGCTTATTTCAGCAGCACCTTCAAAAGACTAAAGGGTGTATCACCTTCGGAATTCCGTAAAGCTTGTCTGACAGATTAG
- a CDS encoding cache domain-containing sensor histidine kinase, with protein sequence MRSRLQQAFKRTISLILLRDRMLFTKLIILCAVLVIVPMSVIGLISYQRSAEVLENENRQLSWQIIEQVNTHVEYYVNDFEISILKILNNPSMNSYLKMKTKEEIENSHIREAVKQELNNAAYSRSDISNITVVLDHIESIDAIDTNFKHPLNQVTDEYWYSSITDASEPKIFTRTLQWDNHKEQVISIARRLVSPLTLEPIGMIVMDVNFRRFQEIAEKVTIGRTGYMYIIDSDGHYVYHPNLLELGKTATFDKMTDILSGESGSYITKEASSGQKVLLTYSHSSFLDWTVITSVPYAELIQGTEYIKRTILWTVLITMAAASIFGFGFAGSIVKPVKRLYSYMRKVESGDFSTHIQVQATDEIGMLMHGFNKMVLRLQELMNEIYFSKLRETELALSQREIEMKALQSQMNPHFLFNTLETIRGMALEHDMDDISSISSSMARLLRYNLRSETSKVKLEEELHYAEIYMRIQKFRFENKLEYELDIPDWAKRQLIPKFSLQPIVENSIIHGIEPAQGVIRITISAIREADTFIIRIKDTGMGMTEQTLQKIRKNLIQNDAISSGVSIGIVNVHRRTALLFGEAYGISIESRYEHGVTVDIRLPLSDSSILK encoded by the coding sequence ATGAGAAGTCGTTTGCAGCAGGCGTTCAAGAGGACTATAAGCTTGATTTTATTACGGGATCGGATGCTGTTTACGAAGCTGATTATCCTGTGTGCAGTCCTGGTAATTGTGCCCATGTCCGTTATAGGACTTATCTCGTACCAGCGTTCCGCCGAAGTTCTAGAGAATGAGAACAGGCAGCTCAGCTGGCAAATAATTGAGCAGGTTAACACGCATGTAGAATATTACGTCAATGATTTTGAGATCAGCATCTTGAAGATACTAAACAACCCGAGTATGAACAGCTACTTGAAAATGAAGACGAAGGAAGAAATTGAGAATAGCCATATCCGCGAAGCGGTCAAGCAAGAGCTGAATAATGCGGCATATTCCAGGTCCGATATTTCGAATATTACCGTTGTTTTGGATCATATAGAGAGTATTGATGCGATTGATACGAACTTTAAGCATCCTCTTAATCAAGTAACCGATGAATATTGGTATTCTTCTATTACGGATGCTAGCGAGCCGAAGATTTTTACCCGAACGCTTCAATGGGATAACCACAAAGAGCAGGTTATATCCATAGCCAGACGGCTGGTAAGCCCGCTGACCTTGGAGCCGATCGGAATGATTGTGATGGATGTTAATTTTAGACGTTTTCAAGAGATTGCAGAAAAGGTTACGATCGGACGAACCGGCTATATGTATATCATAGACTCGGATGGCCATTATGTGTATCATCCGAACCTGTTGGAGCTGGGGAAGACAGCGACTTTCGACAAAATGACGGATATTCTCTCAGGGGAAAGCGGATCGTATATTACGAAGGAGGCTTCTTCCGGGCAAAAGGTGCTGCTTACATACAGTCATTCCTCTTTTCTAGATTGGACTGTCATCACCTCGGTTCCCTATGCAGAATTAATTCAAGGGACTGAGTATATTAAGCGTACGATTTTATGGACGGTTCTGATTACGATGGCCGCAGCATCCATATTTGGGTTCGGATTTGCAGGCAGTATCGTGAAACCGGTCAAACGGTTATATTCTTATATGAGAAAAGTGGAATCAGGTGATTTCTCCACACATATTCAAGTCCAGGCAACCGATGAAATCGGCATGCTGATGCACGGCTTTAACAAGATGGTTCTCCGACTACAAGAACTAATGAATGAAATCTATTTTTCAAAGCTGAGGGAAACTGAGCTCGCCCTAAGTCAGCGGGAAATTGAAATGAAGGCGCTCCAGTCCCAGATGAATCCGCATTTTTTGTTTAATACGCTGGAGACGATCCGCGGGATGGCGCTTGAGCACGATATGGACGATATTTCCTCGATTTCCTCATCTATGGCACGATTGCTGCGCTACAATTTACGAAGTGAGACGTCCAAGGTGAAGCTGGAGGAAGAGCTGCATTATGCTGAAATTTATATGAGAATTCAGAAATTCAGATTCGAAAACAAATTGGAATATGAATTGGACATACCGGATTGGGCGAAGCGACAGCTAATCCCTAAATTTTCCCTTCAGCCCATTGTAGAGAATAGTATTATTCACGGCATCGAGCCAGCTCAAGGAGTAATTCGAATAACGATCAGCGCGATCCGGGAAGCGGACACCTTCATCATCCGAATTAAGGATACAGGTATGGGAATGACGGAACAAACGCTTCAAAAAATACGTAAAAATTTGATCCAAAATGATGCCATATCCAGCGGTGTCAGTATCGGGATTGTCAACGTGCATCGAAGAACCGCCTTGCTGTTTGGAGAGGCTTACGGAATTTCAATTGAGAGTCGATATGAACATGGAGTAACTGTGGATATCAGATTGCCGCTAAGTGATTCGTCTATCCTGAAATAA